One segment of Apus apus isolate bApuApu2 chromosome 1, bApuApu2.pri.cur, whole genome shotgun sequence DNA contains the following:
- the TMCC3 gene encoding transmembrane and coiled-coil domain protein 3 isoform X3, with amino-acid sequence MNTLSLPLSIRRGGSDTNLNFDVPDGILEFHKVKLSADSLKQKILKVTEQIKVEQTARDGNVAEYLKLVNSADKQQAGRIKQVFEKKNQKSAHSIAQLQKKLEQYHKKLKDIEQNGSSKSTKETSKDNLKDIQHGKSRTSGHGAESSKSGVPGVSLTPPVFVFSKSREFANLIRNKFGSADNIAHLKNTLDEFQPETSSRTYGGSATIVAKPKYVSDDECSSGTSGSADSNGNTSFGPAVASTLDSQGKLSVILEELREIKETQSQLADDIENLKAQFKRDYGFISQMLQEERYRYERLEDQLNDLTDLHQHETTNLKQELASIEEKVAYQAYERSRDVQEALESCQTRVSKLELHQQEQQAQQSETVNAKVLLGKCINVILAFMTVILVCVSTIAKFIAPMMKSRFHIICTFFAVTLLAIFCKNWDHIICAIERMIIPR; translated from the exons ATGAATACCCTGAGTTTACCGCTTAGCATTCGCCGTGGAGGCTCTGACACCAACCTGAACTTTGATGTACCAGATGGCATCCTGGAGTTTCACAAAGTCAAACTCAGTGCAGATAGCTTGAAACAGAAAATCCTCAAGGTTACAGAACAAATCAAAGTTGAACAAACAGCTCGTGACGGAAATGTCGCTGAGTATTTGAAACTGGTAAACAGTGCAGACAAGCAACAAGCTGGACGCATTAAACAAGTCTTTGAGAAAAAGAACCAGAAATCTGCCCACTCCATTGCTCAGCTACAGAAGAAATTGGAACAGTATCACAAAAAGCTCAAGGATATTGAGCAAAACGGATCTTCCAAAAGTACTAAGGAAACCTCCAAAGATAATTTGAAAGATATTCAGCATGGAAAGTCTCGAACCTCTGGGCatggagcagagagcagcaagtCGGGTGTGCCAGGTGTATCCTTGACACCACCTGTCTTTGTTTTCAGCAAGTCTAGAGAATTTGCAAACCTGATCCGAAACAAATTCGGTAGTGCAGACAACATTGCTCATCTCAAGAACACCTTGGATGAATTTCAGCCAGAAACGAGTTCAAGAACGTATGGGGGCAGTGCCACCATTGTTGCCAAACCAAAATATGTTAGTGATGATGAATGCTCCAGTGGGACTTCTGGCTCAGCAGATAGTAATGGGAATACGTCCTTTGGTCCTGCTGTTGCAAGTACCCTGGACAGCCAGGGAAAGCTTTCCGTGATTTTGGAGGAACTAAGGGAAATCAAGGAGACACAGTCCCAGTTAGCTGACGATATTGAGAATTTAAAAGCACAATTTAAAAGAGACTATGGCTTTATTTCTCAGATGTTACAAGAGGAAAGATatag ATACGAAAGATTGGAAGACCAGTTAAATGACCTCACTGATCTTCATCAACATGAGACAACAAACTTGAAACAAGAGCTAGCCAGCATAGAGGAGAAAGTGGCATATCAGGCATATGAGCGATCACGCGATGTTCAG gaAGCCTTGGAATCATGCCAGACCCGGGTTTCAAAGCTGGAGCTCCATCAGCAGGAACAGCAAGCACAGCAGTCTGAAACAGTTAATGCCAAAGTGCTCCTGGGGAAATGTATAAATGTTATCCTGGCCTTCATGACTGTCATCTTAGTGTGCGTTTCCACTATTGCAAAGTTCATTGCTCCTATGATGAAGAGCCGTTTTCATATCATTTGCACTTTTTTTGCAGTGACACTGCTGGCAATATTTTGTAAAAACTGGGATCATATTATTTGTGCCATAGAAAGGATGATTATACCCAGATGA
- the TMCC3 gene encoding transmembrane and coiled-coil domain protein 3 isoform X1, protein MPGSDTALAVDRTYSDPERHRRRKTRVDRHDMNTLSLPLSIRRGGSDTNLNFDVPDGILEFHKVKLSADSLKQKILKVTEQIKVEQTARDGNVAEYLKLVNSADKQQAGRIKQVFEKKNQKSAHSIAQLQKKLEQYHKKLKDIEQNGSSKSTKETSKDNLKDIQHGKSRTSGHGAESSKSGVPGVSLTPPVFVFSKSREFANLIRNKFGSADNIAHLKNTLDEFQPETSSRTYGGSATIVAKPKYVSDDECSSGTSGSADSNGNTSFGPAVASTLDSQGKLSVILEELREIKETQSQLADDIENLKAQFKRDYGFISQMLQEERYRYERLEDQLNDLTDLHQHETTNLKQELASIEEKVAYQAYERSRDVQEALESCQTRVSKLELHQQEQQAQQSETVNAKVLLGKCINVILAFMTVILVCVSTIAKFIAPMMKSRFHIICTFFAVTLLAIFCKNWDHIICAIERMIIPR, encoded by the exons gtGGACAGACATGACATGAATACCCTGAGTTTACCGCTTAGCATTCGCCGTGGAGGCTCTGACACCAACCTGAACTTTGATGTACCAGATGGCATCCTGGAGTTTCACAAAGTCAAACTCAGTGCAGATAGCTTGAAACAGAAAATCCTCAAGGTTACAGAACAAATCAAAGTTGAACAAACAGCTCGTGACGGAAATGTCGCTGAGTATTTGAAACTGGTAAACAGTGCAGACAAGCAACAAGCTGGACGCATTAAACAAGTCTTTGAGAAAAAGAACCAGAAATCTGCCCACTCCATTGCTCAGCTACAGAAGAAATTGGAACAGTATCACAAAAAGCTCAAGGATATTGAGCAAAACGGATCTTCCAAAAGTACTAAGGAAACCTCCAAAGATAATTTGAAAGATATTCAGCATGGAAAGTCTCGAACCTCTGGGCatggagcagagagcagcaagtCGGGTGTGCCAGGTGTATCCTTGACACCACCTGTCTTTGTTTTCAGCAAGTCTAGAGAATTTGCAAACCTGATCCGAAACAAATTCGGTAGTGCAGACAACATTGCTCATCTCAAGAACACCTTGGATGAATTTCAGCCAGAAACGAGTTCAAGAACGTATGGGGGCAGTGCCACCATTGTTGCCAAACCAAAATATGTTAGTGATGATGAATGCTCCAGTGGGACTTCTGGCTCAGCAGATAGTAATGGGAATACGTCCTTTGGTCCTGCTGTTGCAAGTACCCTGGACAGCCAGGGAAAGCTTTCCGTGATTTTGGAGGAACTAAGGGAAATCAAGGAGACACAGTCCCAGTTAGCTGACGATATTGAGAATTTAAAAGCACAATTTAAAAGAGACTATGGCTTTATTTCTCAGATGTTACAAGAGGAAAGATatag ATACGAAAGATTGGAAGACCAGTTAAATGACCTCACTGATCTTCATCAACATGAGACAACAAACTTGAAACAAGAGCTAGCCAGCATAGAGGAGAAAGTGGCATATCAGGCATATGAGCGATCACGCGATGTTCAG gaAGCCTTGGAATCATGCCAGACCCGGGTTTCAAAGCTGGAGCTCCATCAGCAGGAACAGCAAGCACAGCAGTCTGAAACAGTTAATGCCAAAGTGCTCCTGGGGAAATGTATAAATGTTATCCTGGCCTTCATGACTGTCATCTTAGTGTGCGTTTCCACTATTGCAAAGTTCATTGCTCCTATGATGAAGAGCCGTTTTCATATCATTTGCACTTTTTTTGCAGTGACACTGCTGGCAATATTTTGTAAAAACTGGGATCATATTATTTGTGCCATAGAAAGGATGATTATACCCAGATGA
- the TMCC3 gene encoding transmembrane and coiled-coil domain protein 3 isoform X2 — translation MKTPRTPLCQVDRHDMNTLSLPLSIRRGGSDTNLNFDVPDGILEFHKVKLSADSLKQKILKVTEQIKVEQTARDGNVAEYLKLVNSADKQQAGRIKQVFEKKNQKSAHSIAQLQKKLEQYHKKLKDIEQNGSSKSTKETSKDNLKDIQHGKSRTSGHGAESSKSGVPGVSLTPPVFVFSKSREFANLIRNKFGSADNIAHLKNTLDEFQPETSSRTYGGSATIVAKPKYVSDDECSSGTSGSADSNGNTSFGPAVASTLDSQGKLSVILEELREIKETQSQLADDIENLKAQFKRDYGFISQMLQEERYRYERLEDQLNDLTDLHQHETTNLKQELASIEEKVAYQAYERSRDVQEALESCQTRVSKLELHQQEQQAQQSETVNAKVLLGKCINVILAFMTVILVCVSTIAKFIAPMMKSRFHIICTFFAVTLLAIFCKNWDHIICAIERMIIPR, via the exons gtGGACAGACATGACATGAATACCCTGAGTTTACCGCTTAGCATTCGCCGTGGAGGCTCTGACACCAACCTGAACTTTGATGTACCAGATGGCATCCTGGAGTTTCACAAAGTCAAACTCAGTGCAGATAGCTTGAAACAGAAAATCCTCAAGGTTACAGAACAAATCAAAGTTGAACAAACAGCTCGTGACGGAAATGTCGCTGAGTATTTGAAACTGGTAAACAGTGCAGACAAGCAACAAGCTGGACGCATTAAACAAGTCTTTGAGAAAAAGAACCAGAAATCTGCCCACTCCATTGCTCAGCTACAGAAGAAATTGGAACAGTATCACAAAAAGCTCAAGGATATTGAGCAAAACGGATCTTCCAAAAGTACTAAGGAAACCTCCAAAGATAATTTGAAAGATATTCAGCATGGAAAGTCTCGAACCTCTGGGCatggagcagagagcagcaagtCGGGTGTGCCAGGTGTATCCTTGACACCACCTGTCTTTGTTTTCAGCAAGTCTAGAGAATTTGCAAACCTGATCCGAAACAAATTCGGTAGTGCAGACAACATTGCTCATCTCAAGAACACCTTGGATGAATTTCAGCCAGAAACGAGTTCAAGAACGTATGGGGGCAGTGCCACCATTGTTGCCAAACCAAAATATGTTAGTGATGATGAATGCTCCAGTGGGACTTCTGGCTCAGCAGATAGTAATGGGAATACGTCCTTTGGTCCTGCTGTTGCAAGTACCCTGGACAGCCAGGGAAAGCTTTCCGTGATTTTGGAGGAACTAAGGGAAATCAAGGAGACACAGTCCCAGTTAGCTGACGATATTGAGAATTTAAAAGCACAATTTAAAAGAGACTATGGCTTTATTTCTCAGATGTTACAAGAGGAAAGATatag ATACGAAAGATTGGAAGACCAGTTAAATGACCTCACTGATCTTCATCAACATGAGACAACAAACTTGAAACAAGAGCTAGCCAGCATAGAGGAGAAAGTGGCATATCAGGCATATGAGCGATCACGCGATGTTCAG gaAGCCTTGGAATCATGCCAGACCCGGGTTTCAAAGCTGGAGCTCCATCAGCAGGAACAGCAAGCACAGCAGTCTGAAACAGTTAATGCCAAAGTGCTCCTGGGGAAATGTATAAATGTTATCCTGGCCTTCATGACTGTCATCTTAGTGTGCGTTTCCACTATTGCAAAGTTCATTGCTCCTATGATGAAGAGCCGTTTTCATATCATTTGCACTTTTTTTGCAGTGACACTGCTGGCAATATTTTGTAAAAACTGGGATCATATTATTTGTGCCATAGAAAGGATGATTATACCCAGATGA